A window of the Radiobacillus deserti genome harbors these coding sequences:
- a CDS encoding exodeoxyribonuclease VII small subunit, producing the protein MEEKNELSFEEAMVQLEEIVEKLEEGDVPLEKAIEYYQDGMKLSKLCNEKLTKVEKQMEQIMNEHGEFVPFTAQEEE; encoded by the coding sequence ATGGAAGAAAAGAATGAACTATCCTTTGAAGAAGCAATGGTCCAATTAGAAGAGATAGTAGAAAAGCTTGAAGAAGGGGACGTTCCATTAGAAAAAGCAATTGAATATTACCAAGATGGAATGAAACTGTCTAAGCTATGTAATGAAAAACTTACGAAAGTAGAAAAACAAATGGAACAAATCATGAATGAGCATGGTGAATTTGTACCATTCACAGCACAGGAGGAAGAGTAG
- the xseA gene encoding exodeoxyribonuclease VII large subunit: MSDRYLTVSALTKYIKRKFEMDKHLKKVYLKAEISNFTRHSRGHMYLTLKDDKSRIQAVMFASQNRFLKFKPENGMNVLIIGEVSIYEPQGQYQLYIHSMEPDGIGALYLAYEQLKEKLTSEGLFDPAKKKPIPNFPKQIGVITSPTGAAIRDIITTVRRRYPIVKLSILPVMVQGDSAATSIEKAIYKANQLGGFDVLIVGRGGGSIEELWSFNEERVARAIAASEIPIISAVGHETDFTISDFVADMRAPTPTGAAEIAVPSQEELKEKLGSYRKALGRLLQNRMVQAKEKLSRANKSYAFRYPEQLLKQKEQELDRTVDALKKALGDMNEKKSYNYEHLQKRLIQTSPQKRIAENRKQLRETMSRTSRVFQRIQAEKQNNFSTLLDKLSILNPLHTMKRGYSISYKEDGRVISTTKQVNPGEHIHVKLQDGVLDCQVWGLEEELEHDGRKE, encoded by the coding sequence TTGAGTGATCGCTATCTAACGGTAAGTGCATTAACGAAATATATTAAACGAAAGTTTGAGATGGATAAGCATTTGAAGAAAGTATATTTAAAAGCAGAAATCTCAAATTTTACCCGTCACAGTAGAGGACATATGTACCTTACGTTAAAGGATGATAAATCACGAATACAGGCGGTTATGTTTGCAAGTCAAAATCGTTTTTTGAAATTTAAACCAGAGAATGGAATGAATGTACTCATTATTGGGGAGGTTTCCATTTACGAGCCTCAAGGTCAGTATCAACTTTATATACATAGTATGGAACCAGACGGCATCGGAGCTCTTTATCTAGCTTACGAGCAACTAAAGGAAAAGCTCACTTCTGAAGGCTTATTTGACCCAGCTAAAAAGAAACCTATCCCTAATTTCCCTAAACAAATCGGGGTGATTACCTCTCCAACAGGAGCAGCAATCCGAGATATCATTACTACAGTTCGACGAAGGTATCCGATAGTTAAACTTTCTATTCTCCCAGTTATGGTTCAAGGTGATTCTGCTGCTACCTCAATAGAAAAGGCTATCTATAAAGCAAATCAACTTGGTGGCTTTGATGTTCTGATTGTTGGACGTGGTGGGGGCTCGATTGAGGAACTATGGAGCTTTAACGAAGAGCGTGTTGCAAGAGCAATTGCTGCCTCTGAGATTCCAATTATTTCTGCTGTCGGACATGAAACAGATTTTACTATTAGTGATTTTGTAGCGGACATGCGTGCACCTACACCTACAGGAGCTGCGGAAATCGCAGTTCCATCTCAAGAAGAGTTAAAAGAAAAACTTGGTTCCTATAGAAAGGCGTTAGGGAGATTACTTCAGAACCGAATGGTTCAAGCAAAAGAAAAACTATCTCGAGCTAACAAATCGTATGCGTTTCGTTACCCTGAACAATTGCTTAAACAAAAAGAACAAGAATTAGATCGAACGGTAGATGCTTTGAAGAAGGCACTAGGAGATATGAACGAGAAAAAAAGCTATAATTATGAGCATCTGCAAAAACGACTCATACAAACAAGTCCACAAAAACGAATTGCAGAAAATCGGAAGCAATTGAGGGAAACAATGAGTCGGACAAGTCGAGTTTTCCAAAGGATTCAAGCAGAAAAACAGAACAATTTTTCTACGTTACTTGATAAGCTTTCTATATTAAACCCTTTACATACAATGAAGAGGGGTTATTCGATTTCATACAAGGAAGATGGACGTGTAATTAGCACCACCAAACAAGTAAACCCAGGTGAGCATATTCATGTGAAGCTACAGGATGGTGTATTGGATTGTCAAGTCTGGGGGTTAGAGGAGGAACTAGAACACGATGGAAGAAAAGAATGA
- the folD gene encoding bifunctional methylenetetrahydrofolate dehydrogenase/methenyltetrahydrofolate cyclohydrolase FolD produces the protein MSAEIIYGSELSAELKEKMKKEVDELHNKRIFPSLTVVLIGENPASQSYVRGKQKAAAQVGVDSDLIELPSTTTQDELLQLIGRLNKDPKVHGILVQLPLPDQINEQVIIEAIDPSKDVDGFHPINIGRMMAGKDTFLPCTPFGIITMLKSRNIEISGKHAVVIGRSNIVGKPVGQLLLNENATVTYCHSRTNNMKDHTLQADILIVAVGKEHFVTADHVKEGAVVIDVGVNRMENGKLTGDVDFDSVKEKASFLTPVPKGVGPMTITMLLHNTIKAAKLLS, from the coding sequence ATGTCAGCTGAAATTATCTATGGAAGTGAACTATCTGCAGAATTAAAAGAAAAAATGAAAAAAGAAGTGGACGAGCTTCATAATAAACGTATCTTTCCAAGCCTTACTGTAGTTCTTATTGGGGAAAATCCAGCTTCACAATCTTACGTACGTGGAAAACAAAAAGCTGCGGCGCAAGTCGGAGTAGACTCTGATTTAATAGAGCTTCCTTCCACAACCACCCAAGATGAATTATTACAGCTTATTGGACGTTTAAATAAGGATCCTAAGGTACATGGAATTCTTGTTCAATTACCACTTCCAGATCAAATCAATGAACAAGTTATTATTGAAGCAATTGATCCATCGAAAGATGTGGATGGTTTCCACCCTATTAATATTGGAAGAATGATGGCGGGTAAAGATACGTTTTTACCATGTACACCATTTGGGATTATTACGATGCTAAAATCTAGAAATATTGAGATTTCCGGGAAACATGCGGTTGTAATTGGAAGGAGTAATATTGTAGGGAAACCAGTAGGTCAATTATTGTTGAATGAAAATGCTACCGTTACTTATTGTCATTCCCGCACCAATAATATGAAAGACCATACATTACAAGCAGATATCTTAATTGTTGCAGTCGGTAAAGAGCATTTTGTTACGGCTGATCATGTAAAAGAGGGTGCAGTAGTCATTGATGTCGGGGTTAACCGTATGGAGAACGGTAAACTGACTGGAGATGTAGATTTTGATTCCGTTAAAGAAAAGGCTTCTTTCTTAACACCCGTTCCTAAAGGGGTCGGACCGATGACTATTACTATGTTACTACATAACACAATTAAAGCGGCTAAGCTACTTTCTTAA
- the nusB gene encoding transcription antitermination factor NusB, with protein sequence MKRRAAREKAFQVLFQMDINDVDPKEALDHVLDEAKPDEFLTNIVFGVVEHKEEIDQKISDNLENWTIQRLASVERTLLRIATFELFHGEDETPQGVIINEAVEIANEYGDDKSGKFINGVLSKIIQ encoded by the coding sequence ATGAAACGACGAGCAGCCAGAGAAAAAGCATTTCAAGTACTTTTTCAGATGGATATCAACGATGTAGATCCGAAAGAAGCGTTGGATCATGTCTTAGATGAAGCAAAACCAGATGAATTTTTGACAAACATAGTGTTCGGAGTCGTGGAGCATAAGGAAGAGATTGACCAAAAAATCTCCGACAATCTAGAAAATTGGACCATTCAAAGGTTAGCTTCTGTCGAACGGACATTACTTCGTATTGCCACCTTTGAGCTATTTCATGGCGAAGATGAAACGCCTCAAGGAGTTATTATTAACGAAGCGGTGGAAATAGCAAATGAATATGGGGATGATAAATCTGGCAAATTTATCAACGGCGTACTCTCAAAAATTATTCAATAG
- a CDS encoding Asp23/Gls24 family envelope stress response protein: MSDGTLINVSEDSSLGNVEIAPEVIEVIAGIATTEVSGVAATRGTFVTGVAERFGKKSHGKGIKVELSEDGVLIDVYAVLEFGSVIHEVAQKVQSNVRQALKNMTGLKIKEINVHVVGIQTEKEGSAE, from the coding sequence ATGAGCGACGGTACATTAATTAATGTAAGTGAAGATTCCAGTCTAGGAAATGTAGAAATTGCTCCTGAAGTTATCGAAGTCATTGCAGGGATTGCAACGACAGAAGTTTCTGGTGTGGCAGCTACTAGAGGAACATTTGTGACAGGTGTCGCAGAACGCTTCGGTAAGAAATCACACGGTAAAGGAATAAAAGTTGAATTATCAGAAGACGGCGTTCTTATCGATGTCTACGCTGTTTTAGAGTTTGGTTCGGTCATACACGAGGTGGCGCAAAAAGTTCAGTCCAATGTACGACAAGCATTGAAAAATATGACAGGACTCAAAATTAAAGAAATCAACGTGCATGTAGTCGGTATTCAAACAGAAAAAGAAGGATCAGCTGAATAA
- the accC gene encoding acetyl-CoA carboxylase biotin carboxylase subunit yields the protein MIKKVLIANRGEIAVRVIRACKELGLETVAVYSEADQDSLHVQIADEAYCIGPKLSKDSYLNYTNIMSVATLTEVDAIHPGYGFLSENADFAEICKECNITFIGPSAYAIQKMGTKDVARDTMREAGVPIVPGSNGIIADVEEGKRVAQEIGYPVIIKATAGGGGKGIRVARSEEELEKGIRVTQKEAETAFGNPGVYLEKFIEDFRHIEIQVLADNHGNVVHLGERDCTIQRRLQKLIEETPSPAINPEIRAKMGDAAVKAAKAVEYSGAGTIEFIFDKKQQSFYFMEMNTRIQVEHPVTEMVTGIDLIKEQIKVANNEVLSFTQDDITFNGWAIECRINAENPFKNFMPSAGKIDMYLPPGGFGVRIDSAAYPGYSIPPYYDSMIAKLITHAPTREEAVKRMKRALDEFVIEGISTTIPFHRKVLSHPVFIDGDFNTKFLEKYTIMDSE from the coding sequence TTGATTAAGAAAGTATTAATAGCCAATCGTGGGGAAATAGCGGTTCGTGTTATCCGTGCTTGTAAGGAGCTAGGCTTGGAAACGGTGGCTGTTTATTCGGAAGCGGATCAAGATTCTCTCCATGTTCAGATAGCTGACGAAGCGTATTGTATCGGTCCTAAATTAAGTAAGGATAGTTATTTAAATTACACAAATATTATGAGTGTGGCCACGTTAACAGAAGTGGATGCGATTCATCCGGGCTACGGTTTTTTGTCGGAAAACGCTGATTTCGCAGAAATATGCAAGGAATGTAATATTACATTTATCGGTCCTAGTGCGTATGCTATTCAAAAGATGGGGACAAAGGATGTTGCCCGAGATACGATGCGTGAGGCAGGCGTTCCAATCGTACCTGGTTCGAATGGGATTATCGCAGATGTGGAAGAAGGGAAACGTGTGGCCCAAGAGATTGGGTATCCTGTCATTATTAAAGCAACTGCTGGCGGTGGTGGAAAAGGAATTCGTGTAGCACGTTCGGAAGAGGAACTTGAAAAAGGAATTCGTGTGACACAGAAGGAAGCGGAAACTGCGTTTGGTAATCCAGGAGTGTACTTAGAAAAATTCATTGAAGATTTTAGACATATTGAAATTCAAGTTTTGGCAGATAATCATGGCAATGTGGTTCATTTAGGAGAACGTGATTGTACTATTCAAAGAAGACTTCAAAAATTGATTGAAGAAACGCCATCACCAGCTATTAATCCAGAAATACGAGCTAAAATGGGAGACGCTGCGGTGAAAGCAGCGAAAGCAGTGGAGTATTCTGGAGCTGGCACGATTGAATTTATCTTTGATAAGAAGCAGCAATCGTTCTACTTTATGGAAATGAACACTAGAATCCAAGTAGAACACCCCGTTACAGAGATGGTAACAGGAATTGATTTAATCAAAGAACAAATTAAAGTGGCGAACAATGAAGTGCTTTCCTTTACACAAGACGATATTACCTTTAATGGCTGGGCAATCGAATGTCGTATCAATGCTGAGAATCCATTCAAGAACTTTATGCCATCTGCAGGAAAAATTGATATGTACCTTCCTCCGGGTGGTTTTGGGGTCCGTATTGATTCTGCTGCTTATCCGGGATATTCGATTCCACCGTATTATGATTCAATGATTGCGAAGCTTATTACCCATGCCCCAACTAGGGAAGAAGCTGTAAAACGAATGAAACGTGCATTAGACGAGTTTGTAATTGAAGGAATTTCGACAACGATTCCATTCCATAGAAAAGTATTATCTCATCCGGTATTTATTGATGGAGATTTTAATACAAAATTCTTAGAGAAATATACTATAATGGATAGTGAATAA
- the accB gene encoding acetyl-CoA carboxylase biotin carboxyl carrier protein, whose product MLTVKEIQELIQLIDHSSIDEFTFETNEAKVSLKKNSPATQTVVSEPVVHNVATPQPASPTQAVEQTATQQPAKNEASEQEQVAYDYEIVSPMVGTFYSSPNPESDVFVKKGDKVTSDTVVCIVEAMKLFNEIEADVEGEIVEVLVGNGELVEYGQPLFRVKA is encoded by the coding sequence ATGCTAACCGTAAAAGAAATTCAGGAGCTTATTCAATTAATTGATCATTCATCGATCGATGAGTTTACGTTCGAAACAAATGAGGCGAAGGTGTCTCTTAAAAAGAATAGTCCGGCAACACAAACGGTGGTTTCAGAACCAGTAGTACATAATGTAGCCACACCACAACCTGCTTCACCAACACAAGCAGTGGAACAAACAGCCACACAACAGCCGGCAAAAAATGAAGCAAGTGAACAAGAACAAGTTGCGTACGATTATGAAATTGTGTCACCGATGGTAGGAACGTTCTATAGTTCTCCAAATCCAGAGAGTGATGTGTTTGTTAAAAAGGGAGATAAAGTAACTTCCGATACAGTGGTTTGTATTGTAGAAGCGATGAAGCTTTTTAATGAAATTGAAGCAGACGTTGAAGGTGAAATTGTGGAAGTATTAGTTGGTAATGGTGAGCTTGTGGAGTACGGTCAGCCATTATTCAGAGTAAAAGCGTAG
- a CDS encoding SpoIIIAH-like family protein: MLKKQTIWLLTMLSLMIVLSVYYMSSPSGDQLTLLTDNDNGETAIADPSSDEASGEKGTGDTTGTEMTDSELFTSIRMEITEQRSEKRAQLEEVVASSSSTTEEKNKAMEEMDQLEAMEAKEKILEESIMAENGYEDVLVRSEDGEVFVQVRAEEMSKTEANNIIKMVEDEFGRVPVEVKYHSVS; encoded by the coding sequence GTGCTAAAAAAACAAACGATTTGGTTATTAACAATGTTAAGTCTTATGATTGTATTGAGTGTTTATTACATGAGTTCGCCATCTGGGGATCAATTGACACTCCTTACGGATAACGATAATGGAGAAACAGCTATTGCTGATCCAAGTTCAGACGAAGCTTCTGGGGAGAAAGGAACAGGAGATACTACAGGTACAGAAATGACAGATTCTGAATTATTTACATCGATCCGAATGGAAATAACAGAACAAAGAAGCGAAAAAAGAGCTCAATTAGAAGAAGTAGTAGCGTCAAGCTCTTCTACTACAGAAGAAAAGAATAAAGCGATGGAAGAAATGGACCAGCTCGAAGCTATGGAAGCAAAAGAAAAAATTCTAGAGGAATCTATAATGGCTGAAAATGGATACGAGGATGTGCTAGTTCGCTCAGAAGATGGAGAAGTTTTTGTTCAGGTAAGAGCGGAAGAGATGAGTAAAACAGAAGCAAACAACATCATTAAAATGGTGGAAGACGAATTTGGGCGTGTACCAGTAGAAGTTAAATATCACTCTGTATCCTAA
- the spoIIIAG gene encoding stage III sporulation protein AG — protein sequence MKKLLDRLLSTLKNEDGGKPNKLGYVLVIALFGLLLIIVSNLFQSEARSGEELPELSSKEPSQTESETLLQKDDSSKSSIGTELEAGYEKDLEALLNKIQGISDAEVMVNLDSTKKKVYETNLVIGTQKTEELDQNGGERSIEDQTREEQTVIVRQGDKEVPLLVQTRKPDVRGVLIVAKGVENIELKQWVVEAVSRVLDAPPHIISVMPKNK from the coding sequence ATGAAGAAATTACTCGATAGACTTCTTTCTACATTAAAAAATGAAGATGGCGGAAAACCCAACAAGCTTGGCTATGTATTGGTTATTGCCCTTTTCGGCCTACTACTAATAATTGTAAGTAATTTGTTTCAAAGTGAAGCAAGAAGTGGCGAAGAACTTCCAGAGTTATCATCCAAGGAACCTAGCCAAACGGAAAGCGAAACGTTACTCCAAAAGGATGATTCCTCTAAGAGTAGTATAGGTACTGAACTTGAGGCTGGATATGAAAAGGATTTGGAAGCGTTGCTAAACAAAATTCAAGGAATCTCTGATGCGGAGGTAATGGTCAACTTAGATTCCACTAAAAAGAAAGTTTATGAAACAAACTTAGTCATTGGTACACAGAAGACGGAAGAGCTTGACCAAAACGGTGGGGAGCGTTCGATTGAAGATCAAACGAGAGAAGAACAGACTGTAATCGTGCGCCAAGGAGATAAAGAAGTACCACTTTTAGTACAGACAAGAAAACCAGATGTTAGAGGGGTCTTGATTGTTGCTAAAGGTGTTGAGAATATTGAGCTGAAACAGTGGGTGGTCGAAGCAGTTTCACGAGTACTCGATGCCCCACCTCATATCATTTCAGTGATGCCGAAAAACAAATGA
- the spoIIIAF gene encoding stage III sporulation protein AF, translating into MQYIVDWVTQIILFLLIAMVIDLLLPNSSMRKYIRVVVGLLLILIFLKPVFSLLKVDTDQMLREVMPIMDTTNEEESMKNSIELKKKEIQASQRAYILDKMAVQMKNSVQEELKQDYGVAISEVNLVMDPEATELNQKTLNQVEVTLLQEAASPGQQKSIEEVVIDVGEEAELPEDRAELPSDDIKHFLTEKWELQESKLILSWEGGLE; encoded by the coding sequence TTGCAGTATATCGTAGATTGGGTAACCCAAATCATTCTTTTTCTATTAATTGCTATGGTCATTGATCTACTACTGCCTAATTCATCAATGCGAAAGTATATAAGAGTTGTAGTAGGTCTCCTCTTAATTTTAATCTTTCTAAAGCCTGTATTTTCCCTATTGAAAGTTGATACAGACCAGATGCTACGCGAGGTGATGCCGATTATGGATACTACAAATGAAGAAGAAAGTATGAAAAATTCAATAGAATTGAAGAAAAAAGAAATACAAGCCTCTCAACGTGCATATATTTTAGATAAGATGGCTGTCCAAATGAAAAATAGTGTACAAGAGGAGTTGAAACAAGACTATGGTGTAGCGATTTCTGAAGTGAATCTCGTAATGGATCCAGAAGCAACTGAATTAAATCAGAAAACATTAAATCAAGTAGAGGTAACTCTTTTACAAGAGGCTGCTTCACCAGGACAGCAAAAATCCATAGAGGAAGTTGTGATCGATGTGGGAGAAGAGGCGGAACTTCCGGAGGACCGGGCGGAACTGCCATCCGATGACATCAAGCATTTCTTAACAGAGAAATGGGAGCTTCAAGAAAGTAAGCTAATTCTTTCATGGGAGGGAGGGCTAGAATGA
- the spoIIIAE gene encoding stage III sporulation protein AE has protein sequence MKGFWKGLFIIVVAVIVFHSHPSSVMATPSQEESAIQELDQISFEKVRTYWDHVVNEYGGYLPGLQKESLMEVLQSKDDISIKDWLYGMLKYLFHEIIVNGKLLGTLIMLTLFSVLLQTLQSSFDNKNVSKVAYAIVYLVLIAIALNSFHLAADYAKNAIDTMSSFMIALLPLMLGLMATFGNVIAVSFFHPVIVFLIHISVVLVSNVVIPLFFLSALLNIVSTINEQYKVTQLANLFKNVGLGLLGLFLTIFLGVISVQGAASAVQDGVAMKTAKFVTGNFIPVVGRMFTDAADTALTASLLLKNAVGIVGVIIIGGLALFPAIKVFSVAFIYKLSSALLQPIGNGPIITCLDIISKHILYIFAGLLVVTFMFFLAIVIMVASSNLTLMLR, from the coding sequence ATGAAGGGATTTTGGAAAGGTTTATTTATCATCGTAGTAGCAGTCATTGTGTTTCATAGCCATCCGTCATCAGTAATGGCTACCCCATCGCAAGAAGAATCAGCAATCCAAGAACTTGATCAAATCTCCTTTGAGAAAGTCCGGACATATTGGGATCATGTTGTAAATGAATACGGTGGATATTTGCCAGGCTTACAAAAAGAAAGCCTAATGGAGGTTTTACAAAGCAAGGATGACATTTCGATAAAAGATTGGTTATACGGAATGTTAAAGTACTTGTTCCATGAAATTATCGTGAATGGGAAGTTACTTGGCACGTTAATCATGCTTACGTTATTTAGTGTCTTGCTACAAACGCTACAATCCTCATTTGATAACAAAAATGTAAGTAAAGTCGCGTATGCCATCGTTTATCTTGTTTTAATCGCAATCGCACTTAACAGCTTTCACCTTGCTGCTGATTATGCAAAGAATGCTATCGATACGATGAGTAGTTTTATGATCGCATTACTGCCTCTAATGTTAGGGTTAATGGCTACTTTTGGAAATGTCATTGCTGTTTCCTTTTTCCACCCGGTTATTGTGTTTTTGATTCATATAAGTGTGGTTCTTGTGTCCAATGTGGTCATTCCTTTGTTCTTTTTATCAGCCTTACTAAACATTGTGAGTACTATAAATGAACAATACAAGGTGACACAACTAGCTAATCTGTTTAAAAATGTCGGTCTAGGATTGCTGGGATTATTTTTAACGATCTTTCTTGGAGTGATTTCTGTTCAAGGTGCAGCTAGTGCGGTTCAAGATGGCGTCGCCATGAAAACGGCAAAGTTCGTAACAGGTAACTTTATTCCGGTAGTTGGACGAATGTTTACAGATGCAGCCGATACCGCATTAACGGCATCATTGCTCTTAAAAAATGCAGTAGGCATCGTTGGTGTCATAATTATTGGAGGACTAGCGCTTTTTCCAGCTATTAAAGTCTTTTCTGTGGCATTCATTTATAAGTTATCCTCTGCCTTATTACAACCGATTGGTAATGGTCCAATTATTACGTGCTTGGATATCATTAGTAAACATATTCTTTACATTTTTGCCGGCTTATTAGTAGTTACCTTTATGTTCTTTTTAGCTATTGTCATTATGGTAGCCTCTAGTAACCTAACTTTGATGCTTAGGTAG
- the spoIIIAD gene encoding stage III sporulation protein AD produces the protein MEIFQIVTIAIVTSLLVLILKEQKSTMAFFLILLTGIFIFVVVIEHIAHIFELIQQLGVKANVDGMYIETILKIIGIAYIAEFGAHLTRDAGLSSIAAKIELAGKVFILVLAVPILTAVIETILGFLPA, from the coding sequence ATGGAAATCTTTCAAATCGTTACGATAGCTATTGTCACAAGTTTACTTGTACTTATTCTCAAGGAACAAAAATCTACTATGGCATTCTTTCTAATTTTATTAACAGGGATTTTCATCTTTGTCGTTGTTATAGAACATATTGCTCATATTTTTGAACTCATTCAACAGCTTGGGGTAAAAGCGAATGTAGATGGAATGTATATTGAAACTATACTTAAGATTATTGGAATTGCTTACATCGCAGAGTTTGGAGCTCACTTAACAAGAGATGCTGGTTTAAGTTCGATTGCCGCCAAAATTGAATTAGCCGGAAAAGTATTTATCTTAGTTCTAGCAGTACCTATTTTAACAGCAGTGATTGAAACCATCTTAGGATTTTTACCTGCCTAG
- the spoIIIAC gene encoding stage III sporulation protein AC, translating into MLGDASILFQIAGIGIIVAMIHTILKQMGKEEIAQFATLVGFIIVLVIVIDGIADLFQQIKSVFLFQG; encoded by the coding sequence ATGCTCGGTGATGCTTCAATTTTATTTCAAATAGCAGGCATTGGAATTATCGTCGCGATGATTCACACGATTTTAAAACAGATGGGGAAAGAGGAAATTGCTCAGTTTGCAACGTTGGTTGGATTTATTATTGTTTTGGTCATTGTAATTGATGGTATAGCAGATTTGTTCCAGCAAATAAAATCTGTATTTCTATTCCAGGGGTAA
- the spoIIIAB gene encoding stage III sporulation protein SpoIIIAB, with protein MKWIGALLLLSATTWVGFEFARKLNERPKQIRQLKNALQILEAEILYGQTPIIEACATVSKQLPKPVSWFFASFSKDLRKQSGDLYEVWQANMNRFWPFASLGKNEREILEQFGRTLGQHDFSQQQKHIHLALTHLDRELEEAIDYQYRYSKMAKSLGVLTGLLVILLLI; from the coding sequence ATGAAATGGATTGGAGCACTTCTTCTGTTAAGCGCTACGACATGGGTCGGGTTTGAATTTGCTCGAAAATTAAATGAAAGACCTAAGCAAATTAGGCAGCTAAAGAATGCTCTACAAATATTGGAAGCTGAAATATTATACGGTCAGACACCAATTATTGAAGCTTGTGCCACTGTTTCCAAACAGTTACCAAAGCCTGTTTCTTGGTTTTTTGCAAGCTTTAGTAAAGATTTGCGAAAGCAATCCGGAGACTTATATGAAGTGTGGCAAGCGAATATGAATCGGTTCTGGCCATTCGCTTCGCTTGGCAAGAATGAACGAGAAATTTTAGAGCAATTCGGTCGTACGTTAGGCCAACATGATTTTTCACAACAACAGAAGCACATCCATTTGGCTTTAACTCATTTAGATCGAGAGTTAGAGGAAGCAATAGACTACCAATATCGTTATAGCAAGATGGCAAAAAGTTTAGGTGTTCTTACTGGATTACTTGTCATACTACTCTTGATTTAG
- the spoIIIAA gene encoding stage III sporulation protein AA — translation MDGILRLFPNGIREKLANRVGHRWKSLQEIRFRVGQPIELNFDDKEEWLTSLRPSEHDATFLLNQLSEFSLYRMEEELRQGFITIEGGHRVGLAGKVNTSNGSVHAIRHIASFNIRIAKEKIGVAKPYIPYLYDPKTNRYQSSLIIGPPQTGKTTLLRDIARLISTGWDAKRPMKTGIIDERSEIAGSIKGVPQHQLGVRTDVMDACPKAEGMMMMIRSMSPDVLVVDEIGSEKDVQALMEAVFAGVQIVCSVHGQDLRDIQRRPSLKPLFEQGAFERFVLLDGRHKPGSVEYILNAKGENIWKKMRCSQHEMDWSTSSVKRYDMGRV, via the coding sequence ATGGATGGAATTTTACGGCTGTTTCCAAATGGTATAAGAGAAAAGCTAGCAAATAGAGTTGGTCATAGATGGAAGAGTTTACAAGAAATTCGATTTCGAGTCGGACAACCTATTGAATTGAATTTTGATGATAAAGAAGAGTGGCTGACAAGTCTTCGACCGAGTGAGCACGATGCGACATTCCTATTAAATCAGTTAAGTGAATTTTCCTTATATCGAATGGAGGAAGAACTACGCCAAGGTTTTATTACAATCGAAGGAGGTCATCGTGTTGGCCTCGCTGGAAAAGTAAATACATCCAATGGTTCTGTTCATGCCATTCGACATATTGCATCGTTTAATATTCGGATTGCTAAAGAAAAAATAGGGGTCGCCAAACCATATATTCCATATTTGTATGATCCTAAAACCAATCGATATCAAAGTAGTTTAATCATTGGTCCTCCTCAAACAGGTAAAACGACGCTTCTAAGAGATATCGCAAGATTGATTTCAACAGGATGGGATGCTAAACGTCCAATGAAAACCGGGATAATTGATGAGCGTTCTGAAATTGCTGGTAGCATCAAGGGGGTTCCACAGCACCAATTAGGAGTTCGAACGGATGTAATGGATGCTTGTCCTAAAGCGGAAGGCATGATGATGATGATTCGATCTATGTCTCCTGATGTGTTAGTAGTCGATGAAATCGGTAGTGAGAAAGATGTACAAGCACTTATGGAAGCTGTCTTTGCAGGTGTGCAAATTGTCTGTAGTGTACATGGACAAGACTTAAGAGATATTCAAAGGCGTCCTTCATTAAAACCACTGTTTGAGCAAGGCGCATTTGAACGTTTTGTATTATTAGATGGAAGGCACAAGCCAGGTTCTGTGGAATACATTCTAAACGCTAAAGGAGAAAATATATGGAAGAAAATGAGGTGCAGTCAACATGAAATGGATTGGAGCACTTCTTCTGTTAAGCGCTACGACATGGGTCGGGTTTGA